In Thermoanaerobaculia bacterium, a single genomic region encodes these proteins:
- a CDS encoding DUF2127 domain-containing protein translates to MPRRRLKRSRREPRPSHPERGPILLAIIVLKYVKGLLFLAAGLALFGFRKDPSARWLLRVAEKADGDPRLRLTARLLRDLSHGFELHFSAIVASCLIAGVALVCEGTFLARGYAWAPWVTIFLTGVWVPVEIWEVVRRFSPRTFVLMLVNIAIVVYLYWHRKDFHR, encoded by the coding sequence GTGCCTCGGCGTCGGCTGAAGCGCTCCCGGCGGGAGCCGCGGCCGTCGCATCCCGAACGCGGGCCGATCCTCCTGGCGATCATCGTCCTCAAATACGTCAAGGGCCTTCTCTTCCTGGCCGCCGGGCTCGCCCTCTTCGGCTTCCGAAAGGACCCCTCCGCGCGGTGGCTGCTCCGCGTCGCGGAAAAAGCCGACGGCGATCCGCGGCTGAGGCTGACCGCCCGGCTTCTTCGCGATCTCTCGCACGGATTCGAGCTCCACTTCTCGGCGATCGTCGCCTCCTGCCTGATCGCGGGCGTGGCACTCGTCTGCGAGGGAACCTTCCTGGCGCGCGGCTACGCCTGGGCGCCGTGGGTCACGATCTTCCTGACGGGAGTGTGGGTGCCGGTCGAGATCTGGGAGGTCGTGCGCCGGTTCTCGCCGCGAACGTTCGTGCTGATGCTCGTCAACATCGCGATCGTCGTGTATCTGTACTGGCACCGGAAAGACTTCCACCGGTAG